A single region of the Deefgea piscis genome encodes:
- a CDS encoding class I SAM-dependent rRNA methyltransferase translates to MTDTMQEPLFSLLDTALANRADLITQLAAEQTNTYRLFHGSIEGVPGLTIDRYNDLILIQTFHRALSIEQYAEIEAFYARTYPACALVYNDRSHGNSRVMNRLTEAEEIIAYEPRIAQELGVNYRIQGRHNGQDPWLFLDLRAGRRRVMQEAAGKSVLNLFAYTCGVGIAAAKAGARHVVNIDFAESSLLVGKDNAKLNDLPIRVRFVQSDAFAALNQLSGKGQATMVRGKRMPTFPKLEKQQFDLVMLDPPRFSKSPFGVVDLVNDYASVFKPALLSTNEGGTLICCNNVAQVSRDAWLDQLERSATKAGRPISSMEWIKPDSDFPTSDGQHPLKIALLRV, encoded by the coding sequence ATGACTGATACCATGCAAGAACCATTGTTTTCCTTATTGGATACGGCGTTAGCCAACCGCGCGGATTTAATTACGCAACTCGCCGCCGAGCAAACCAATACTTATCGCTTATTTCACGGCAGTATTGAAGGCGTACCTGGCTTAACCATTGATCGTTACAACGACTTAATCCTGATTCAAACCTTCCACCGCGCTTTGTCGATTGAACAATACGCTGAAATCGAAGCGTTTTATGCCCGCACTTACCCAGCTTGCGCCCTCGTGTATAACGATCGCAGCCACGGCAATTCGCGGGTGATGAATCGTCTGACCGAAGCCGAAGAAATCATCGCTTACGAGCCACGCATTGCTCAAGAACTGGGTGTGAATTACCGCATTCAAGGTCGCCACAACGGTCAAGATCCATGGTTATTTTTGGATTTACGCGCCGGCCGTCGTCGCGTGATGCAAGAAGCCGCAGGCAAATCCGTGCTCAATCTATTTGCCTACACCTGCGGCGTGGGTATTGCTGCCGCCAAAGCCGGTGCCCGCCATGTAGTGAATATTGATTTTGCTGAGTCGAGTTTATTGGTGGGTAAAGACAATGCCAAACTCAACGATTTGCCGATCCGCGTGCGCTTTGTGCAATCGGATGCTTTTGCGGCGTTGAATCAATTATCAGGTAAAGGTCAGGCGACAATGGTGCGCGGTAAACGCATGCCAACGTTCCCAAAACTGGAAAAACAGCAATTTGATTTGGTGATGCTCGATCCACCTCGCTTCTCGAAAAGCCCGTTTGGCGTGGTTGATTTGGTCAATGATTACGCCTCAGTGTTTAAGCCCGCGCTATTGTCGACCAACGAAGGCGGTACGCTGATTTGTTGCAATAACGTTGCGCAAGTGTCACGCGATGCTTGGCTCGATCAACTTGAGCGCTCGGCGACTAAAGCCGGCCGCCCAATCAGCAGCATGGAATGGATTAAGCCTGATAGCGATTTCCCAACATCAGATGGTCAGCACCCACTTAAAATCGCGCTATTGCGCGTTTAA
- a CDS encoding EAL and HDOD domain-containing protein, translating to MMPLFFHHLFQSAKVESDLAAFERLNALSPRISMIEESVPHPEEKTIICRESIVNRQERVVGHEFMLKKNITERVHTGHAMRRLYDQALLSQLLNLPLLQLLGHRFAVVHFESSHILETQFANLHGQHCVFVLRFGDEPVTDAICQHVIAWRKMGFMFGILAHECMNPNMDALMADIDLLVLDLNEAWVFSPDIVAKVMAQTHWPLLACHIDSYEAFDCVWESTLYAERVMFFQGPFISARDAWGVNPIAALRGQVQCLLDLIEQEANTLVLLEALKADPVLLYKLLRMAKTQISDEIGSVEQALLLIGRGALHRWLLFMLHSQSDAVGCDLRPRQAALRRGRFMQNLAEHQLDNTQCQQIFLTGVLSQMEEVLQQTLIELLKALNAPSAINAALLNRSGPYFAYLQLASAAESQQFHTVGLLCKALDLSPHTVKNCQHEATVWAQQIQARN from the coding sequence ATGATGCCACTCTTTTTTCATCATCTGTTTCAAAGCGCCAAAGTGGAATCAGACTTGGCGGCGTTTGAACGTCTTAATGCTTTATCTCCTCGCATCAGCATGATTGAGGAGTCCGTGCCACATCCGGAAGAAAAAACCATTATTTGTCGTGAAAGCATCGTGAATCGACAAGAGCGAGTGGTGGGGCATGAATTCATGCTGAAAAAAAACATCACCGAGCGCGTACATACGGGGCACGCAATGCGGCGTTTATACGATCAAGCATTGCTTAGTCAGCTACTGAATCTGCCATTACTGCAATTATTAGGCCATCGTTTTGCTGTGGTGCATTTTGAATCGTCACACATTCTAGAAACCCAATTTGCCAATCTACACGGCCAGCATTGCGTGTTTGTGCTGCGTTTTGGCGATGAACCGGTAACGGATGCCATCTGCCAACATGTGATTGCTTGGCGAAAAATGGGGTTTATGTTTGGGATTTTGGCGCATGAATGCATGAATCCAAATATGGATGCATTGATGGCAGATATTGACCTGTTAGTGCTGGATTTAAATGAAGCTTGGGTCTTTTCACCCGATATTGTCGCTAAAGTGATGGCGCAAACGCACTGGCCTTTATTGGCTTGCCATATTGATTCGTATGAAGCCTTTGATTGCGTTTGGGAATCGACGCTGTATGCCGAGCGTGTGATGTTTTTTCAAGGCCCTTTTATCAGCGCTCGCGATGCTTGGGGGGTGAATCCCATCGCCGCTTTGCGAGGGCAAGTTCAATGTTTGCTGGATCTGATTGAGCAAGAAGCCAATACCTTAGTGTTGCTTGAGGCGCTGAAAGCGGATCCAGTCTTGTTGTATAAGCTACTGCGGATGGCCAAAACGCAAATATCAGATGAAATTGGCAGCGTTGAACAAGCATTATTGCTGATTGGACGTGGCGCTTTGCATCGATGGTTATTGTTTATGTTGCATAGTCAAAGCGATGCGGTGGGATGTGATTTGCGGCCACGACAAGCGGCATTACGCCGTGGCCGTTTTATGCAAAATCTGGCTGAGCATCAGCTAGACAACACGCAATGCCAGCAAATCTTTTTAACCGGCGTGCTTTCGCAAATGGAAGAAGTCTTGCAGCAAACATTGATTGAATTATTAAAGGCGCTGAATGCGCCAAGTGCCATCAATGCCGCATTGTTGAATCGCTCAGGGCCTTACTTTGCCTACTTACAACTGGCTTCTGCCGCCGAGTCTCAACAGTTTCATACGGTGGGCCTACTGTGTAAGGCGCTGGATTTATCCCCGCATACAGTAAAAAATTGCCAGCATGAGGCCACCGTTTGGGCGCAACAAATTCAGGCAAGAAACTGA
- a CDS encoding HAD family hydrolase, with amino-acid sequence MYASRDRLILLDADGTIIDAFSAIETAFNLHGMQIGDLERFQKRRNLFKYLGGLKEFPRNLAKSLGNSNRKELIATLTDIYREQAMLYPSIAPLLRQLLATPGIKVGLVTRNVTHEPAITLARLFARHDLDIQQLDFFSCIALKTPKNVYFSTALNQLGINPARAFACGDEHKDYLAMQAAGVNPFMVSYGFEDLQRLTLKYAVPEVIISRTPEELGARIRHAFDLPDSILN; translated from the coding sequence ATGTATGCCAGCCGCGATCGCCTTATCTTATTGGACGCCGATGGCACCATTATCGATGCATTTAGCGCCATAGAAACTGCATTTAACCTGCATGGCATGCAAATCGGCGATTTGGAACGCTTTCAAAAAAGGCGCAATCTATTCAAATATTTGGGCGGGCTGAAAGAATTTCCGCGCAATCTGGCTAAAAGCCTCGGCAATTCCAATCGCAAAGAACTCATCGCCACCCTGACCGACATTTATCGCGAACAAGCGATGCTCTACCCCAGCATCGCCCCTTTGCTACGGCAATTACTCGCCACGCCGGGCATTAAAGTCGGTCTAGTGACGCGTAACGTCACGCACGAACCCGCCATTACTCTGGCTCGCCTGTTTGCACGGCATGATTTAGATATTCAGCAATTGGATTTTTTTAGCTGCATAGCGTTAAAAACGCCCAAAAACGTGTATTTCAGCACCGCGCTTAACCAATTGGGCATCAACCCCGCTCGCGCTTTTGCTTGTGGTGACGAGCATAAAGATTATCTGGCCATGCAAGCGGCCGGCGTGAATCCCTTTATGGTGTCCTACGGCTTTGAAGACCTACAGCGGCTGACGCTCAAATACGCGGTACCCGAAGTGATTATTTCACGCACGCCAGAAGAGCTCGGCGCACGAATCCGGCATGCATTTGATTTGCCGGATTCGATTTTGAATTAA
- a CDS encoding YaeQ family protein: MAIKSTVFKAELNITDMDRGYYQSHALTIARHPSETDERMMLRLVAFARHASESLELTRGLSADDEPDVWQKDLTGAIETWIELGLPDEKRIKKGCGRANEVWIYAYGGRVVDIWWDGIKNALTRFDHLNVVSIPSDTLAELTQMTARTMQLQCTIQDGQLWMSDANHNVLVEVTTLQSAAV; this comes from the coding sequence ATGGCAATTAAATCAACGGTATTCAAGGCCGAGCTAAATATCACGGATATGGACCGTGGTTATTATCAAAGTCATGCGCTCACGATTGCGCGCCATCCTTCGGAAACGGACGAGCGCATGATGTTACGCTTGGTGGCTTTTGCGCGGCATGCGAGTGAATCGTTGGAATTAACTCGTGGCTTATCGGCCGATGATGAGCCTGATGTTTGGCAAAAAGATTTAACCGGCGCGATTGAAACTTGGATTGAGCTGGGTTTACCCGATGAAAAACGCATTAAAAAAGGCTGCGGTCGCGCCAATGAAGTGTGGATTTATGCCTACGGCGGGCGAGTGGTCGATATTTGGTGGGATGGCATTAAAAATGCATTAACGCGCTTTGATCATTTAAATGTAGTGAGCATTCCAAGCGATACCTTGGCCGAGTTAACCCAAATGACGGCGCGCACGATGCAGTTGCAGTGCACCATTCAAGATGGCCAATTGTGGATGTCGGATGCCAACCACAATGTGCTAGTTGAAGTCACTACACTCCAATCTGCGGCAGTATAG
- a CDS encoding MarC family protein: MLPYLSSFFGSLLLVFAALMPILNPPGHAPIFLVLTEGYTKDERIILAKRVGVYSFILLVFSMFIGIYVLEFFGVSLPIVRVGGGLLVATAGWQLMSADTHAPNAVSTLDGNRPSSEELRQRAFFPLTFPITVGPGSITVAITLGASFKSSGIETFTMPIASVIAVAITSYSVYWCYRYADKLLKWVGATGSVIFLRLSAFILFCLGIQIFWTGATDLMGAFVELHWPR; the protein is encoded by the coding sequence ATGTTGCCTTATCTATCTTCATTTTTTGGTAGTTTATTGCTGGTTTTTGCCGCTTTAATGCCAATTTTAAATCCGCCCGGTCATGCGCCGATTTTCTTGGTATTAACCGAGGGCTATACTAAAGACGAACGTATTATTCTGGCCAAGCGAGTGGGCGTTTATAGCTTTATTTTGCTGGTGTTTAGTATGTTTATCGGCATTTATGTGCTGGAATTTTTTGGGGTTTCTTTACCCATTGTGCGGGTGGGTGGCGGCTTATTGGTCGCAACTGCAGGTTGGCAATTAATGTCGGCCGATACGCATGCGCCCAATGCGGTTTCTACACTCGATGGCAATCGACCAAGCTCTGAAGAATTACGCCAAAGAGCATTTTTCCCGCTCACGTTTCCAATTACCGTTGGACCAGGCTCAATTACCGTCGCCATTACGCTGGGGGCGAGCTTTAAATCATCGGGTATTGAAACCTTTACTATGCCGATTGCCAGCGTGATTGCTGTGGCGATTACGTCATATTCGGTGTATTGGTGTTATCGCTACGCCGATAAATTATTGAAATGGGTAGGGGCAACTGGGTCGGTGATTTTTCTTCGACTTTCGGCGTTTATTTTGTTTTGTCTGGGGATTCAGATTTTTTGGACCGGTGCAACCGATTTGATGGGCGCTTTTGTAGAATTACATTGGCCACGATAA